Proteins encoded in a region of the Paenibacillus pedocola genome:
- a CDS encoding alpha/beta fold hydrolase has product MPLVDMPLEQLKKYEGRNPRPADFDAYWERALEELEAVEANLELIPSAFQTPQAECFDLYFTGVRGARIHAKYIRPKKVDTPQPAILQFHGYTGDSGDWQDKLAYASLGFSVLALDCRGQGGSSEDTGGVKGNTHNGHIIRGLDDHPDNLLFRHIYLDTVQLARIAFDLPGVDPQRVYATGGSQGGALTIACAALEPRVTKLAPTYPFLCDYKRVWEMDLDKDAYQELNIFFRKFDPLHEREDEIFEKLGYIDLQYLAPRIQGEVLFFTGLMDTICPPSTQFAAYNKIISPKQLVVYPDFGHEWLPGSADRVMQFFLEE; this is encoded by the coding sequence ATGCCATTAGTTGATATGCCGCTTGAACAGTTGAAGAAGTATGAGGGAAGGAATCCGCGGCCGGCAGATTTCGATGCTTACTGGGAGCGGGCTTTGGAAGAGCTTGAAGCTGTAGAGGCCAATCTTGAGTTGATTCCAAGCGCTTTTCAGACCCCTCAGGCTGAATGCTTCGATCTCTATTTTACGGGAGTGCGGGGGGCTCGCATTCATGCCAAATACATTCGCCCCAAAAAGGTGGACACGCCGCAGCCGGCGATTCTGCAATTCCACGGATACACCGGTGACTCCGGCGACTGGCAGGACAAGCTGGCGTATGCTTCGCTGGGCTTCTCGGTCTTGGCGCTCGACTGCCGGGGGCAGGGCGGTTCTTCAGAGGATACAGGAGGCGTGAAGGGCAACACCCATAATGGTCATATTATCCGCGGCTTGGATGATCATCCTGATAACCTGCTGTTCCGCCATATTTATCTGGATACCGTCCAGTTAGCCAGAATTGCTTTTGACCTGCCGGGGGTTGATCCGCAGCGTGTATATGCAACAGGCGGCTCCCAAGGAGGCGCGCTTACGATTGCCTGTGCTGCCCTGGAGCCCCGGGTAACAAAACTCGCACCTACCTATCCGTTTCTGTGCGATTACAAGCGTGTATGGGAAATGGACCTGGACAAGGATGCCTATCAGGAGCTAAATATCTTTTTCCGTAAATTTGATCCGCTGCATGAACGCGAGGATGAGATTTTCGAGAAGCTGGGTTATATTGATCTGCAGTATTTGGCCCCCCGTATCCAAGGGGAGGTTTTATTTTTCACCGGCCTGATGGATACCATCTGTCCGCCTTCCACCCAGTTTGCAGCGTATAACAAAATCATTTCACCGAAGCAGCTGGTCGTCTATCCGGATTTTGGACATGAATGGCTTCCCGGCAGTGCCGACCGTGTCATGCAGTTTTTCCTGGAAGAGTAG